From the Motacilla alba alba isolate MOTALB_02 chromosome Z, Motacilla_alba_V1.0_pri, whole genome shotgun sequence genome, one window contains:
- the ESM1 gene encoding endothelial cell-specific molecule 1 isoform X1 — protein sequence MEHLPLQDMKGFLFLTLLLMPVPAGAAWSAKYAVDCPDPCDSNACKSTARCKRTVLDDCGCCRVCAAALGETCYRTVSGMDGVKCGPGLKCQFYTEEDDFGDEFGICKECPYGSYGMECRKTCNCPSGICDRVTGKCLKFPFFQLPASKPPNRRKISSHTDNDMASGDGNSVKEEFVKEKVIRSPVMKWLNPR from the exons ATGGAGCATTTACCCCTGCAAGACATGAAGGGCTTCCTGTTCCTCACACTCCTCCTGATGCCTgtgcctgctggagctgcttggAGTGCGAAATACGCAGTAGATTGCCCTGATCCCTGTGACAGTAATGCATGCAAAAGCACCGCGCGCTGTAAGCGAACAGTGCTGGATgactgtggctgctgcagagtctgtgcagctgctctgggggagaCTTGCTATCGTACTGTCTCGGGTATGGATGGTGTCAAGTGTGGTCCTGGGCTGAAGTGCCAGTTTTACACTGAGGAGGATGACTTTGGTGATGAATTTGGTATCTGCAAAG agtgtCCCTATGGTAGCTATGGAATGGAATGCAGGAAAACCTGCAACTGTCCCTCTGGCATCTGTGACAGAGTAACAGGGAAGTGTCTGAAATTCCCGTTTTTTCAACTGCCTGCTTCAAAGCCTCCAAATCGGCGAAAAATATCTTCACACACAG acaaTGACATGGCATCAGGGGATGGAAATTCTGTAAAAGAGGAATTTGTTAAAGAGAAAGTTATTCGCTCTCCAGTAATGAAATGGCTAAATCCTCGCTGA